The Psychrobacter sp. 28M-43 genome segment CGAGTTTTTGCAACCAACCTTTGCAAATAATCCAATACTGTATCTGCCACATAAACCTGCCTGACACCCTGCTGAGCCAATAGTACAGCTTCAGTATCAAGCACCGTATCCAAATCTTTGAGCAGCTCGCGACGATCTTTACCCTTTAGCAGCTCACGCTCTGCGGCAGGCGATGGATAACCCAATGACAAACATAACAAGAATCTGTCTAACTGCGACTCTGGGAGCGGATAGACACCTGCCTGTTGCAATGGATTTTGAGTAGCAATGACAAAGAACGGTTGCGGCAAAGGATAAGTCTGGCCATCTTGCGTGACTTGTCGCTCTTCCATCGCTTCAAGTAGCGCACTCTGCGTTTTGGGACTGGAACGGTTGATTTCATCAGCAAGTAATAACTGTGTAAAGATAGCGCCCGGACGAAACTCAAATTGCTGTTTACTTTGGTCGTAGATGCTCATACCTAAAATATCAGCAGGCAACATATCATTGGTAAATTGCACTCGACTGAAGCTCAAACCTAATAACTGTGCCAAACCCTGAGCCAAAGTCGTCTTACCCATACCAGGCAAGTCCTGCAATAACAAATGACCGCCCGCTAATATACAACTGAGCGCTAGCCTAACTGCTTGCGGCTTGTCCAATACAATCTGATTTAATTGCGCTAACAGCTGTGCAATTTGCTGCTGATTGTGTTGAAAATCAGCCGTACTAGTTATGGACTGGCTAAGCGGATTCGCTGTTCTCTGAGAGGTAGATAATGATCTATCGTTAGCTGCATGGGTCATAGTAGGTTATTGGCTCATTTTTTAGGTCATAACGATGATAAGTCAGTTCACATCATCTGTAACGGTTGGTGCAGCGGCACGGAGCGTAGATAAATAAGCTATGATATCGGCACGCTCTTTCGCATCTGGCATCGGGTCTGACAGCATTTTGGAG includes the following:
- a CDS encoding AAA family ATPase, with amino-acid sequence MTHAANDRSLSTSQRTANPLSQSITSTADFQHNQQQIAQLLAQLNQIVLDKPQAVRLALSCILAGGHLLLQDLPGMGKTTLAQGLAQLLGLSFSRVQFTNDMLPADILGMSIYDQSKQQFEFRPGAIFTQLLLADEINRSSPKTQSALLEAMEERQVTQDGQTYPLPQPFFVIATQNPLQQAGVYPLPESQLDRFLLCLSLGYPSPAAERELLKGKDRRELLKDLDTVLDTEAVLLAQQGVRQVYVADTVLDYLQRLVAKTRASQEYHGLSPRGVLSLQRAAQAHAYVSGYMEVTPEDIQAVFAAVTDHRLGQRFVPAHVTGGQATKTIAQRILAEVSVVA